The Streptomyces sp. DH-12 genome includes the window CCAGGTGTCCACGATCAAGGGGAAGCTTCACCACTTCCCGACGCCCCATCAGACAGTCACGCACCCAACAACGTGACAACGCCCCTCCAGGCCACCAACCGCACCGACCAGCAGGACCCCCGCTGGAAGCGGCTCTACGCCACCCGGTCCAGCATCGAAGGAACCATCTGCGAACTCGTCAACGCCCACCGAGCCCACCGCAGCCGCTACCACGGCCACCGAAAGACCCACATCCAACACGTTCTGACCGGCATCGCCATCAACATCGAACGCCTCGCCTCACGAGCACATCACCGCCCCAGAGGTCTCACGGCGTTCCAGCTCTACCCCGACTCGCGCGACCTGACCTGGGAATGCTGGTGGCGACAAGGCAAATGAGCTCAATCCTCAAGATTCCCGACAGAGTCGCTCAGGATATGCGTACGGGCGCTTACAGTGCGCGACCATCGGGGAGCGGGTCGCGTTCCGGGCCGCGCGATGCGCGCCGACTCGCGGCGCGTCAACTCGTGGCGCGCCGAGGGGAATTGCAGGATCTTCAGGTTGTTGGCGTGTTAATGTGATCACGCCGAGTCGATAAATGTGCGACTCTGATGGAGGGTGCGCCCGAGGGTATGTGTGGACCAACACCTTTTGACGGCGTTCTACGGGGTCGGACCACTCGCACTCAACCTTCTGGGAATCACATGTGTGAAATGGGGAAAATTGAAGTCTTCTCGCTTTCGTAAGATCACCGCTGCAGCCGGTGTCACCGCGGCTGCCGTGATGATGTCCATCGCCGGTACATCGAGCGCGTCGGCCGTGGTCATTCACAAGGAAGAAATCCTTACCGCCGAGGTGTGCGTCATCCGTGGCAACGGAATGGTCGCCAATGGGACCGCCATCGGGTTCACCTGCAACCCGAAGCGCGAGCCGGTCTGGGTTCTGACCTGGTGGTAGGGCGCGTCGGAAGCGGGCTGTCCGTCCGGCAGGGAAGAATCAGGGGGCGCGCCTGACGCGGCTGCATTTCCTTCAGCCGTGGTGAACGGTCCATCGACTCGGTCGGTGGACCGTTTCACTGAGCCTCCGCCAACCTGAAGACGCAGGCAGAAGGGCTGGTGTGACCGGTTCGCGGAGTGCTCGCGCTGGTATTGATTCGAAACGGTTCGGGTTCTGGGTCGTTGGTGGTGTGTGAGCGATCTGGTGGGGGACGCGCGGCATCTGTCGCCGTCGGCGCGGGAGGCCCTGCGGTTGCGGGCAGTGGCCGCGTTGGTGGCGGGGCGGGACCGTGAGGACGTCGCGGCGGTGTTCGGGGTGTCGCTGAAGGCGGTGGACGGCTGGTGGGCGAAGTGGCAGGCCGGTGGCCGGGAGTCGTTGGTCATGCGGCCGCGGGGCAAGCCGGTGGGTGTGCATCAGGTGCTGGACGAGGCCGAGCAGGCCGCCGTGCGGCAGGCCGTCCTGGATCATCGGCCCTGTGACGTGGGGCTGAGCGGGCAGTTGTGGACGCGGCGGCTGGTGGGTGAGCTGATCGCGAAGCTGTACCGGGTGCGGCTGACCGAGCCGGGGGTGGGCAAGTACCTCAAGCGGTGGGGACTGTCGTTCCAGCGGCCGGACAAGCGGGCCGTCGAGCAGGACCCGCAGGCTGTCCGGCGCTGACACGAGGAGACCTGGCCGAAGATTTGTGCGCGGGCGAAGAAGGACGGCGGCGAGATCCTCTTCGCCGACCAGGTCGGCATCCGCTCCGACCAGGTCACCGGCCGTACCTGGGGTGAGAAGGGCAGGACGCCCGTGGTGCGGCGGAGCGGGAACCGGTTCTCGGTGAACGCCATGTCGGCGATCAGCACCAGGGGCCGGATGCACTTCATGGTCTTCGCCGAGCACTTCACCGCCGAGGTGATGTGCCGCTTCCTGGACCGGCTCGCCGGCCACTTCGACCACAAGGTCCATCTCGTGGTCGACGGGCACTCCGCCCACCGCTCCAGGAAGGTTCGCGCCTGGCTCGCCGCCCACCCCGACGACGTCGAACTGCACTTCTTGCCGCCGTACTCGCCCGAGCTCAACCCTGATGAACTGGTCAACGCCGACCTCAAGCACAGCTTGCCCAAGCAGCACCGGGCCCGCGATCAAACCGAACTCGCCGCCGAGACGCGCCGATTCTTCCGCAGACGCCAGCGGCAACCGCACATCGTCCGCGGCTACTTCGGCGGCCCCACCGTCCGTTACACCCTGGACGAGAACCCTATGAGTTTCTGATCAATAGGCCCCCTCGAGGACTCAGAGGGTGTCTCACGTGGTGTGAGGTGGATGCGGCATGATGTTTTGCCATGGGTGTTGGTTTGTCGCAGCGGTTGGTTCCTGACGAACTCTGGTCGCTGGTCGCACCGTTGCTGCCTTCGTTCGCTTCCCGTCCGCAGGGAGGCGGTACGGCTCCGGTTGATGAGCGGGCGGTGTTCACGGCTGTGGTGTACGTGCTGACCAGCGGCTGTGCCTGGCGGCACCTGCCGGAGACGTTCGGCGTCTCGCCGGCCACCGCGCACCGCCGGTTCTCCGCATGGGCCAGGGACGGGCTGTGGCGGCGGCTGCACCAGGCCGTTCTGGACGAACTCGGCGCCCGTGGCGAGGTGGACTGGACCTCGGCGATCGTGGACGCGGCCTCCGTCCGCGCGAAAAGGGGGGATCGCTGACCGGGCGCAATCCGGTCGACCGGGGCAAGAAAGGCAGCAAGCTCCATGTCCTGGCCGACGCCCAGGGCCTCCCTCTCACCCTTGGCGTCTCAGGGGCGAACGTTCATGACAGCCAGGCGCTCCTGCCGCTGGTGCTGGGCATCCCCGCCATCCGCTCCCGGCGCGGCCCCCGCAGACGTCGGCCCGGCAGGCTCCGCGCCGACAAGGCGTACCACTCCGCCGAGAGGCTGAAGTGGCTGCGCGAGCGGGACATCGTCCCGCGCATCGCCCGACCCGGCATCGAGTCCAGCGAGCGTCTCGGCCGGCACCGCTGGAAGATCGAACGGTCGATCTCGTGGCTTTTCGGCTACCGCCGCCTGACCGTCCGATACGAGCGAAAGGGCAGCCACTTCCTGGCCTTCCTCGGACTCGCGGCGACCCTGACCTGCTACAAGAAGCTCGCAAAACTCACCACGTGAGACACCCTCTAAGACCGTGTCCTACGTGGTGAGGCGGACAAGTCGCTTGTAGCAGCAGAGGGCGGCTGCGAGGCCGAGAAAGGCCAGGTAGTTGCGGGGGTCGCGTTCGTAGCGGGGGCTGAGCCGGCGGTAGCCGGACAGCCACGACATGGTGCGCTCGATGACCCAGCGGCGGCGGCCCAATCGTTCGCTGGACTCGATGCCTTTGCGCGCGATGCGCACGCCGATACGCTTGCCAGGTAACCATTTCCGCAGGTCGGCACGGTCGTAGGTTGGCCAGCCGTGGCCCGAGGGTGAGGGCGGGGCTGTCCGTGCCCGACGAACTCGCTCCTTAACACGGGCGACGGCTGTACAGAGGGATTCGTGCACATGGCGTCGCGGCTGTCGGAGGCCGTGGGCCGTGTTCGCGCCGCCCGGGCGGCGCGAACACGGCCGAGGTCAGGGCCTGTCGATCAGTTTCCGTATCTCCGGAGGGAGCTTGTTGCCCGAGTAGGCAGCCACGAAGGTAGCGTCGTCGGGGCTGTCACCGACGGCGACGGCTATGTCGGGTGAGATGCCGTCCACCGCGTAGGCGGTCGTCGTCTCGCCGGATTCCTCAGTTTTTTCCTGGTCTCCGGTGTCCTGACACGGCGGAATGGTGGCAGACCCGAGCTTCTCCCCCGCCGTGTATTCCACGTTCGCGACGTCCCGGTACGTGCGGTCCTGATAGAGGACTCGGTAGGCGCAGGATTCCGCCTGCTCGCCTCCGTCACTGCTGCTCTCCGATGTGCAGGCCACAGCCAGCATCATCATGGCTGCCACGAGAGACACTCGCGTGGTTCGCCCCGACCGGCTCATTGTGTTCCTCCTAGTAGATGCTACGGAGGGCCAGGACGTCTCCTTTGCCGAGGGTCCTGGCGATCGTCTTGCATGTGAACGAGTTCGTGTACATGGTGAGGTTCGAATGTCCTGAGCCCACGTGTCCCAGCCCGAAGACGTGTCCGGCCTCATGAGTACCGACGGAGCGGATGTCGTATTTGTTCGAGCAGCTGCTGGTCGGCTTGTTCGTGAAGTCGTAGTCGTGGGTGTTGAAACGGACGTCGGCCTCACGCAGATCATTCTTGACCCCGGGCATGGCCCAGGTGTACGAGCAGGTCGACGCGACGACACCGCTCTTGAGGTCGCCCCCATCCCACACGCTCAGCTCGTCCCGGCCGGTGCACCGGTTGCTGCTGTTGATGCTCGCCTCACGGCTCGTGTTGGCCAGGTAGTTCTCCTTGGCGCCCACTGAGTCGCTGTACCCGCAGTTGTTGTGACTGTTCGTGATGTTGTTGATCGCATCCATGAACGCCCATTTGGCGTCGTCTCGGGACAGTCCGCCGGGCATCCCCCCGTCGCCGACGTACCAGTTGTAGGTGCC containing:
- a CDS encoding IS5 family transposase (programmed frameshift) gives rise to the protein MSQRLVPDELWSLVAPLLPSFASRPQGGGTAPVDERAVFTAVVYVLTSGCAWRHLPETFGVSPATAHRRFSAWARDGLWRRLHQAVLDELGARGEVDWTSAIVDAASVRAKKGGSLTGRNPVDRGKKGSKLHVLADAQGLPLTLGVSGANVHDSQALLPLVLGIPAIRSRRGPRRRRPGRLRADKAYHSAERLKWLRERDIVPRIARPGIESSERLGRHRWKIERSISWLFGYRRLTVRYERKGSHFLAFLGLAATLTCYKKLAKLTT
- a CDS encoding DUF6281 family protein, coding for MMMLAVACTSESSSDGGEQAESCAYRVLYQDRTYRDVANVEYTAGEKLGSATIPPCQDTGDQEKTEESGETTTAYAVDGISPDIAVAVGDSPDDATFVAAYSGNKLPPEIRKLIDRP
- a CDS encoding matrixin family metalloprotease translates to MAFALAASLSSVGSAANAAVSGPDVCELEEGELTIYDLPAGSSVILCDAVGRVVTHDGTGVTVPEPGMAVTIDTLTTDGESHGFTLQVGTDGKVSYGLEDTAVDASTDGYDRPGSANPDPATHVPAEPDTVVDPIDTAEGAEAADVDAAAAPSACSDGAYSTNDQKEYGTYNWYVGDGGMPGGLSRDDAKWAFMDAINNITNSHNNCGYSDSVGAKENYLANTSREASINSSNRCTGRDELSVWDGGDLKSGVVASTCSYTWAMPGVKNDLREADVRFNTHDYDFTNKPTSSCSNKYDIRSVGTHEAGHVFGLGHVGSGHSNLTMYTNSFTCKTIARTLGKGDVLALRSIY
- a CDS encoding transposase, with protein sequence MTTPLQATNRTDQQDPRWKRLYATRSSIEGTICELVNAHRAHRSRYHGHRKTHIQHVLTGIAINIERLASRAHHRPRGLTAFQLYPDSRDLTWECWWRQGK